A window of Bradyrhizobium sp. AZCC 1610 contains these coding sequences:
- a CDS encoding TRAP transporter large permease subunit, with product MILYALVSGVSVAETRFRESMVEAGIATGVVMLVIMGSAVIGWLLTFDQIPTRFAEWVKATIDNKLLIILVLNLLMLIVGMPLDLPPAILLLGPIFVPLAAAIGLDPVQLGLIMIINLGIGLYTPPIGTTLFISAAIARCSLVETTAGAVAVLCRGDGCAACR from the coding sequence ATGATCCTGTACGCGCTGGTCAGTGGCGTCAGTGTGGCCGAGACGCGCTTTCGGGAGTCGATGGTTGAGGCCGGCATCGCTACAGGCGTCGTGATGCTCGTCATCATGGGGAGCGCCGTCATTGGCTGGCTTCTGACCTTCGACCAGATCCCTACCCGTTTTGCGGAGTGGGTGAAGGCGACGATCGACAACAAGCTTCTTATCATTCTTGTGCTGAATCTGCTGATGTTGATCGTCGGCATGCCGCTCGATCTGCCGCCGGCCATCCTGTTGCTTGGCCCGATTTTCGTGCCGCTTGCCGCGGCCATTGGGCTCGATCCGGTGCAACTTGGCCTGATCATGATCATCAACCTCGGCATTGGTCTTTACACGCCGCCGATCGGCACAACACTATTCATTTCGGCTGCGATCGCCAGATGCTCCCTGGTGGAGACCACAGCGGGAGCTGTGGCCGTTCTTTGCCGTGGCGATGGCTGTGCTGCTTGCCGTTAG
- a CDS encoding N-acyl homoserine lactonase family protein: MVEQEYELFAIRYATREARRSDHFIGGDPHDGPMPMDYFMWVAKGGGRTFVIDTGFNAEVSKKRKRTFLRCPVETLSAFDIDVNAVEDVILTHLHYDHAGNFDRFPSARFHLQERELAYATGRFMRYPRLSHSFEVEDVCGIVRLNYARRVLFYDGDAELAPGLTIHAAGGHSAGLQFVRVRTRRGFVVLASDVSHFYENMASERPFTTALHIGEMMEGFDRLLKLAPDESYVIPGHDPLVMKLYPAPSPELEGIAVRLDVPPSGAAPVRADYLSEH, translated from the coding sequence ATGGTCGAGCAGGAGTACGAGCTCTTTGCCATCCGCTACGCCACCCGGGAGGCGCGGCGCAGCGACCATTTCATCGGCGGCGACCCGCACGACGGGCCGATGCCGATGGACTACTTCATGTGGGTGGCGAAAGGAGGAGGGCGTACCTTCGTCATCGACACCGGCTTCAACGCGGAGGTATCGAAGAAGCGGAAACGGACATTCCTGCGCTGTCCGGTGGAGACGCTCAGCGCGTTCGACATCGATGTGAATGCGGTCGAAGATGTCATCCTCACGCATTTGCATTACGACCATGCGGGCAATTTCGATCGGTTCCCGAGCGCGCGATTCCATCTCCAGGAGCGCGAGCTTGCGTATGCCACGGGGCGCTTTATGCGATATCCGAGGCTGTCGCATTCATTCGAGGTCGAGGATGTCTGCGGAATCGTGCGGCTCAACTATGCACGCCGCGTCTTGTTCTACGATGGCGACGCCGAACTCGCTCCCGGCCTTACGATACATGCGGCGGGAGGCCATTCGGCCGGACTTCAGTTCGTTCGCGTTCGGACCCGCCGGGGCTTTGTCGTGCTGGCCTCCGACGTCAGTCACTTTTATGAGAATATGGCAAGTGAACGTCCGTTTACGACCGCTCTTCATATCGGCGAAATGATGGAGGGGTTCGACCGGTTGCTGAAGCTGGCGCCGGACGAGAGCTACGTCATTCCCGGCCATGATCCGCTCGTGATGAAGCTATATCCGGCCCCGAGCCCGGAATTAGAGGGCATTGCCGTACGCCTCGACGTGCCGCCATCGGGAGCCGCGCCCGTTCGCGCTGACTACCTGTCGGAGCACTAG
- a CDS encoding flavin-dependent monooxygenase — MVSVAQLKDVPAQQSLRPDIVELRSRVAQVAPQIKARAHTTEKAGRVPEENIIALRNIGYFDIVKPAMFGGYEHDFDVLVELNIELAKSCASTAWVGGLLAAHQWLIAGFPEAAQCDVWVSNPDAVACGSYAPAAKAIEADGGYRLTGRWSFASGCDNAQWSLCAALLPSKTESGQFAPAFLLVPASDYVIDDTWNVVGLSGTGSKTLVLSDVFVPAHRLLSFADTTSGKTPGAALYANNPAFAIPMLSNIPSCLASAAVGAAAGALEDYLAVTSRRITRGAVAGHNNRMADFPTIQLRVAEATASVDAAREVLLRDLKDRAATIRDLKPVSIEDRIVSRRGQAFSVALAIRATEALNASTGGLGLDLSNPVQRAWRDANAVGRHISMNWDAVGTMYGQLALGLTPQGQY; from the coding sequence ATGGTATCAGTCGCCCAGTTGAAGGACGTGCCGGCACAGCAGTCGCTTCGCCCTGATATTGTCGAGTTGCGCAGCCGCGTGGCGCAGGTCGCACCGCAGATCAAGGCGCGCGCCCACACCACGGAAAAGGCCGGGCGCGTTCCCGAAGAGAACATCATTGCCCTACGCAACATCGGCTATTTCGACATCGTCAAGCCGGCGATGTTCGGCGGCTATGAGCACGATTTCGACGTGCTGGTCGAACTGAACATCGAGCTTGCGAAAAGCTGCGCCTCGACGGCCTGGGTCGGCGGCCTGCTCGCGGCCCATCAATGGCTGATCGCGGGATTCCCGGAAGCGGCGCAGTGCGACGTCTGGGTCAGCAATCCCGATGCAGTGGCCTGCGGCTCCTACGCGCCGGCGGCCAAGGCGATCGAAGCCGACGGCGGCTATCGCCTCACCGGACGCTGGTCGTTCGCCAGCGGCTGCGACAACGCGCAATGGTCGTTGTGCGCGGCGCTGTTGCCGTCGAAGACCGAAAGCGGACAGTTTGCGCCGGCCTTCCTGCTGGTCCCCGCTTCCGACTACGTCATCGACGACACCTGGAATGTCGTCGGCCTCAGCGGCACCGGCAGCAAGACGCTGGTGCTGTCGGACGTGTTCGTGCCGGCGCACCGCCTGCTGTCGTTCGCCGACACCACGTCCGGCAAGACGCCGGGCGCCGCGCTCTATGCCAATAACCCCGCCTTCGCGATCCCGATGCTGTCGAACATCCCTTCCTGCCTGGCCTCGGCCGCGGTCGGCGCGGCGGCCGGCGCGCTGGAAGACTATCTTGCCGTCACCTCCAGGCGGATCACCCGCGGCGCGGTGGCCGGCCACAACAATCGCATGGCGGATTTCCCGACCATCCAGTTGCGCGTTGCGGAAGCGACCGCTTCGGTCGACGCGGCGCGCGAAGTGCTGCTGCGCGATCTCAAGGATCGTGCGGCGACGATCCGCGACCTCAAGCCGGTCTCGATCGAGGATCGCATCGTCAGCCGGCGCGGCCAGGCCTTTTCGGTCGCACTCGCCATCCGCGCCACCGAAGCGCTGAACGCTTCGACCGGCGGGCTCGGTCTCGATCTTTCCAACCCGGTACAGCGCGCCTGGCGTGACGCCAATGCCGTCGGCCGCCACATCAGCATGAACTGGGACGCCGTCGGCACCATGTACGGTCAGCTCGCGCTCGGGCTGACCCCGCAAGGCCAATACTAA
- a CDS encoding Bug family tripartite tricarboxylate transporter substrate binding protein, with product MAKHLIAAALFLMTVGMNGAEAQDYPSRTVTVIVPFAAGGPADVTGRIVADIFSRHLGQKFVVENVGGAGGTTGALRAARAPADGYTILSGHLGTNALAPAFYPNLGYDPQKDFAPIGLTAEYPELLVVRKDFPANSLKEFVAYAKSNPDKLNVGHAGLGSVSYIGCLLLHAAIGIKPTMIPFTGTAPVLNAMLAGQVDYECDPVLGTLSQVQAGNVKALAVAAKKRSPLLPDVPTSHEQGLPEFDIAPFYAVFVPAGTPQAVVDKLADALSKGLNEEAVQKRLTDLGAESVEQSRRGPQALANLVKSESARLMPILKAAAEK from the coding sequence ATGGCAAAGCATTTGATAGCAGCGGCCCTTTTTCTCATGACGGTCGGAATGAATGGCGCAGAGGCTCAGGACTATCCCTCAAGAACGGTCACGGTCATCGTTCCCTTTGCCGCCGGCGGGCCGGCCGATGTCACGGGCAGGATCGTCGCTGACATCTTCAGCCGCCATCTTGGCCAGAAATTTGTGGTGGAGAATGTCGGGGGTGCCGGAGGTACCACGGGAGCGCTTCGCGCCGCCCGCGCGCCGGCCGACGGATACACGATCCTTTCCGGTCATCTCGGCACCAATGCGCTGGCGCCGGCGTTCTATCCGAATTTGGGCTATGACCCGCAAAAGGACTTCGCGCCGATTGGGCTGACGGCCGAATATCCCGAATTGCTGGTCGTCCGAAAGGACTTCCCCGCCAATAGCCTCAAGGAATTTGTGGCTTACGCTAAATCCAACCCAGACAAGCTCAATGTCGGGCACGCCGGGCTTGGCTCGGTATCCTATATCGGCTGCCTGCTGCTTCACGCGGCGATCGGCATCAAGCCGACGATGATTCCATTTACCGGCACGGCGCCGGTGTTGAATGCCATGCTGGCGGGTCAAGTCGACTATGAATGCGATCCCGTGCTCGGAACGCTGAGCCAGGTGCAGGCAGGCAACGTCAAGGCGCTGGCGGTCGCCGCGAAGAAACGCAGCCCATTGCTGCCCGATGTACCAACCTCCCACGAGCAGGGCCTGCCCGAATTCGATATTGCCCCGTTCTACGCGGTGTTTGTGCCAGCCGGCACGCCGCAGGCGGTGGTCGACAAGCTTGCGGACGCCCTGAGCAAAGGGCTCAACGAGGAGGCCGTGCAGAAGCGGTTGACCGATCTCGGCGCCGAGAGCGTGGAGCAAAGCCGCCGCGGACCGCAAGCCCTCGCGAACCTGGTCAAAAGCGAATCCGCACGGCTAATGCCGATTCTAAAAGCCGCGGCGGAGAAATAA
- a CDS encoding maleylacetate reductase, with protein MQDFVYQSAPMRVVFGTGTLRQLPDELSRLGVVSALVLATPRQKDLVAGIREMIGERFAGVFTGAVMHTPVEVTEWAMETVRDVQADCLVAIGGGSTTGLGKAIALRTDLPQIVLPTSYAGSEMTPVVGQTSGGIKTTQSSPKILPEIVIYDVDLTMTMPPRLSATSGINAIAHAVEALYARDRNPVTSLMAQESIRTLAHALPMICARLDDRTARTDALYGAWLGGICLGAVGMALHHKLCHTLGGSFNLPHAETHTVILPHALAYNAPAEPEAMTRIATALGVPDPALGLYDLARKLAAPASLREIGMPESGIDQAVDLAMKNPYWNPRPIEREAIRELIARAWRGDAPETTIF; from the coding sequence ATGCAAGACTTCGTCTATCAGAGCGCGCCGATGCGGGTGGTGTTCGGCACCGGCACGCTGCGTCAATTGCCCGACGAATTGTCCCGCCTCGGCGTCGTCAGCGCGCTGGTGCTGGCGACTCCGCGGCAGAAAGATCTGGTCGCCGGCATCCGGGAGATGATCGGCGAACGCTTCGCCGGCGTCTTCACGGGCGCGGTGATGCATACGCCCGTCGAGGTGACGGAATGGGCCATGGAAACCGTGCGCGACGTGCAGGCCGATTGTCTCGTGGCGATCGGCGGCGGTTCGACCACCGGCCTCGGCAAGGCGATCGCGTTGCGCACCGACCTGCCGCAGATCGTGCTGCCGACAAGCTACGCCGGCTCGGAGATGACGCCGGTCGTCGGCCAAACCAGCGGCGGGATCAAGACCACGCAATCGAGCCCGAAAATTCTTCCCGAGATCGTCATCTATGACGTCGACCTCACGATGACGATGCCTCCGAGATTGTCCGCGACATCAGGCATCAACGCCATCGCGCACGCGGTCGAAGCGCTCTACGCGCGGGATCGTAATCCCGTGACATCGCTGATGGCGCAGGAGAGCATTCGTACGCTGGCGCACGCCCTGCCCATGATCTGTGCTCGGCTGGACGACAGGACCGCGCGCACCGACGCACTCTATGGCGCCTGGCTCGGCGGCATCTGTCTCGGCGCCGTCGGCATGGCCCTGCATCACAAGCTCTGCCATACGCTGGGCGGGTCGTTCAATCTGCCGCATGCGGAGACCCACACCGTCATTCTTCCGCATGCCCTCGCCTACAATGCGCCTGCCGAGCCTGAAGCGATGACGCGTATCGCCACCGCGCTTGGCGTGCCCGACCCGGCGCTAGGTCTCTATGATCTGGCGCGAAAGCTTGCTGCGCCAGCATCGCTGCGCGAGATCGGTATGCCCGAGAGCGGTATCGACCAGGCTGTCGACCTCGCCATGAAGAATCCCTACTGGAATCCGCGCCCGATCGAGCGAGAGGCGATCCGCGAATTGATCGCGCGCGCCTGGCGCGGCGACGCTCCAGAAACCACCATCTTCTGA
- a CDS encoding MFS transporter, with the protein MTAKAIDLHEELAEAKVGKFHWRLGAIMGLLTLFDGYDTFNPAYVIHYVAKPWGLQAGQAGLLISSGLVGFLLGAAIHGIIADRLGRRGTLLGGLWITSIFTLLTATSADSFLSFCILRLLTGIGLGVLLPLATTYINELAPRRVANTFALWGVALGWALGGTLAGVAGVFATPAFGWTSLYWIGSLSFLLLPFMHFMLPESPKFLALQGRTGEIRDMLSKLRPERASVYQSAEIAVGHAEKPVNSVAVLLHTKYRRTTFAIWASAFLSLFCIFGLSGWIPTVMMQRGETFAASFGFGALMQIMSFVGALVLGHLVDKSGSSRGLIATWWAIGGVAVLSLVVLNDHIVNITSVAAAGFFIIGAQFVLNNFTAASYETGVRATAVGMELGVARVGAILGPFVAGALQQYYQSPTPMFLSIGISAIAAGAIILLARRPASAPASSLEETAGLRKVAQPAS; encoded by the coding sequence ATGACTGCGAAAGCAATCGATCTTCACGAGGAACTAGCCGAGGCAAAGGTCGGCAAATTTCACTGGCGCCTCGGCGCCATCATGGGACTGCTCACGCTGTTCGATGGATATGACACGTTCAATCCGGCCTACGTCATTCATTATGTGGCAAAGCCGTGGGGCCTGCAGGCCGGACAGGCCGGACTATTGATCTCCAGCGGCCTCGTTGGATTCCTGCTCGGCGCTGCGATCCACGGCATCATCGCCGACCGCCTCGGCCGCCGCGGCACCTTGCTCGGGGGCCTGTGGATCACCAGCATCTTCACGCTGCTGACCGCGACGTCCGCGGACTCCTTCCTGTCATTCTGCATCCTGCGACTTCTGACCGGCATCGGGCTCGGCGTATTGCTGCCTTTGGCGACGACCTACATCAACGAGCTGGCGCCGCGGCGGGTGGCGAATACGTTTGCGCTATGGGGCGTCGCCCTCGGCTGGGCGCTCGGCGGAACGCTCGCCGGCGTCGCCGGCGTGTTCGCGACGCCGGCGTTTGGCTGGACCTCGTTGTACTGGATCGGGTCGCTGTCGTTCCTGCTGCTTCCCTTCATGCACTTCATGTTGCCGGAGTCACCGAAGTTCCTTGCCCTTCAAGGCCGCACCGGCGAAATCCGCGACATGCTCAGCAAGCTTCGGCCCGAGCGCGCAAGCGTCTATCAGTCGGCCGAAATTGCCGTCGGACACGCGGAGAAGCCGGTCAATTCGGTGGCGGTGCTGCTTCATACCAAATATCGCCGGACCACGTTCGCGATCTGGGCGTCGGCGTTCCTCAGCCTGTTCTGCATCTTCGGCCTGTCGGGGTGGATTCCAACCGTGATGATGCAGCGGGGAGAAACCTTTGCCGCAAGCTTCGGCTTCGGCGCGCTGATGCAGATCATGTCGTTCGTCGGCGCTCTCGTGCTTGGGCATCTGGTCGACAAGTCCGGCAGCAGCCGCGGCCTGATCGCAACCTGGTGGGCGATCGGCGGCGTCGCGGTGCTCTCCCTCGTGGTGCTGAATGATCACATCGTCAACATCACGTCGGTTGCGGCCGCCGGCTTCTTCATCATCGGCGCACAGTTCGTGCTGAACAACTTTACCGCGGCGTCCTACGAGACTGGCGTGCGCGCCACCGCGGTTGGCATGGAACTCGGGGTCGCGCGGGTCGGCGCCATTCTCGGCCCGTTCGTCGCCGGCGCGCTGCAGCAATATTACCAGAGCCCGACGCCGATGTTCCTGTCGATCGGCATCTCGGCGATCGCAGCGGGCGCGATTATCCTGCTGGCCCGGCGGCCGGCGAGCGCACCCGCGAGCAGCCTTGAAGAGACTGCCGGCTTGCGCAAGGTTGCACAGCCCGCCTCTTGA
- a CDS encoding flavin reductase family protein: protein MSLDSASDELRETFKRALRRFPAAVSVITSSDQNRRHGMTATAVTSLSLDPPSLIVCVNQQTLLHDIMLLARRFCVNVLRRDQATLSSAFSGALPAEERFGLGDWMTSAEGVTYLADAQINIFCKKAAAVPYGTHTIFIGEAETVNVRDPIEPLIYQDATYCFSVPHDSQAA, encoded by the coding sequence ATGTCGCTGGATTCTGCATCCGACGAATTGCGTGAAACGTTCAAGCGCGCGTTGCGGCGATTTCCCGCGGCGGTCTCGGTGATCACGTCATCAGACCAGAACCGCCGCCACGGCATGACGGCGACCGCGGTGACGTCACTGTCGCTCGATCCGCCTTCGCTGATCGTCTGCGTCAACCAGCAAACGCTGCTGCACGACATCATGCTCCTGGCGCGCCGGTTCTGCGTCAACGTGCTGCGCCGCGATCAGGCCACTCTTTCATCCGCCTTCAGCGGCGCGCTCCCGGCCGAAGAACGGTTCGGGCTCGGCGACTGGATGACCTCGGCCGAGGGCGTCACCTACCTCGCCGACGCACAGATCAACATCTTCTGCAAGAAGGCGGCCGCCGTGCCCTACGGCACGCACACGATTTTCATCGGCGAAGCCGAGACCGTGAACGTGCGCGATCCGATCGAGCCGCTGATCTACCAGGATGCGACCTACTGTTTCTCGGTGCCGCACGACAGCCAGGCTGCGTAA
- a CDS encoding amidohydrolase family protein, whose translation MQGKIALEEHFAIPDTLMDSAGFVPDSYWPELKDRLLDIQDKRLAQMDRHGVEMMILSLNAPAVQAIPDVARANEIAIRANDFLAEQVAKRPSRFQAFAALPMQDPDLAIKELERCIETLGFRGALVNGFSQIGDGKRPVYYDLPQYWPFWAAVERTGLPFYLHPRNPLPEDCGIYEGHPWLMGPTWAFGQETAVHALRLMGSGLFDAYPKLKIILGHMGEGLPYSMWRVDHRNGWVKAPPKHKAKKKICDYFNANFFLTTSGNFRTQTLIDSILEIGSDRILFSVDWPFENVDHASDWFNSASISENDRLKIGRRNAIDLFKLDLGETTVTGHGIHQAAE comes from the coding sequence ATGCAGGGCAAGATCGCACTAGAGGAACATTTCGCTATCCCGGACACGCTGATGGATTCGGCGGGCTTCGTCCCGGACTCCTACTGGCCGGAGCTGAAGGATCGCCTGCTGGATATCCAGGACAAGCGGCTGGCGCAGATGGACCGGCACGGCGTCGAGATGATGATCCTGTCGCTGAACGCGCCCGCCGTGCAGGCGATTCCCGACGTCGCGCGCGCCAACGAGATTGCGATCCGGGCCAATGATTTCCTCGCCGAGCAAGTCGCCAAGCGCCCGTCGCGGTTTCAGGCGTTCGCGGCGCTGCCGATGCAGGATCCGGATCTCGCGATCAAGGAACTCGAGCGCTGTATCGAGACGCTCGGTTTCCGCGGCGCATTGGTCAATGGCTTCTCGCAAATCGGTGACGGTAAGCGCCCCGTTTATTACGACCTGCCGCAATACTGGCCGTTCTGGGCGGCGGTTGAAAGAACCGGCCTGCCCTTCTACCTGCATCCGCGCAATCCGTTGCCGGAAGACTGCGGGATTTACGAAGGGCATCCGTGGTTGATGGGCCCCACTTGGGCCTTTGGACAGGAGACCGCGGTGCATGCGCTGCGCCTGATGGGATCGGGCCTGTTCGATGCCTATCCAAAACTCAAGATCATCCTCGGCCATATGGGCGAAGGCCTGCCCTACAGCATGTGGCGCGTCGACCATCGCAACGGCTGGGTCAAGGCACCGCCGAAGCACAAGGCCAAGAAGAAGATCTGCGATTACTTCAACGCCAACTTCTTCCTGACCACGTCGGGCAATTTCCGGACGCAAACGCTGATCGACTCCATTCTCGAGATCGGATCGGACCGCATTCTGTTCTCGGTCGACTGGCCGTTCGAAAACGTCGATCATGCCTCCGACTGGTTCAACAGCGCCAGCATCAGCGAGAACGATCGCCTGAAGATCGGCCGACGTAACGCCATCGACCTGTTCAAGCTCGATCTCGGCGAAACCACTGTCACCGGGCACGGCATCCATCAAGCCGCAGAATAA
- a CDS encoding carboxymuconolactone decarboxylase family protein: MSELFDKGLKVRKEVLGEDYVNKSIAGADEFTRTMAEWSTEFCWGALWTRPGVDRRTRSIVNLAMLGALNRPHELKLHVKGALKNGLTKEEIKEILLQVAVYCGVPAGIDAFRNAREAFNEVDAK, encoded by the coding sequence ATGAGTGAGTTGTTCGACAAGGGCCTGAAGGTCCGCAAGGAAGTGCTCGGCGAGGACTACGTCAACAAATCCATCGCAGGCGCCGACGAATTCACCCGGACGATGGCGGAATGGTCGACCGAATTTTGCTGGGGTGCGTTGTGGACGCGGCCCGGGGTTGATCGCCGGACGCGCAGCATCGTCAATCTGGCAATGCTCGGCGCCCTCAACCGGCCGCATGAATTGAAGCTGCATGTGAAGGGCGCGCTGAAGAACGGTCTTACGAAGGAAGAGATTAAGGAAATCCTGCTTCAGGTCGCCGTCTATTGCGGCGTGCCGGCGGGAATCGACGCATTCCGCAACGCGCGCGAAGCGTTCAACGAGGTCGATGCGAAGTGA
- the dusA gene encoding tRNA dihydrouridine(20/20a) synthase DusA — MLAHQFSVAPMMDWTDRHCRVFHRLMSRRARLYTEMLTTGAIIHGDRRRLLGFDPSEHPVALQLGGSESADLATAARIGEDFGYDEINLNVGCPSDRVKDGRFGACLMAEPALVADGVAAMKRAVKIPVTVKCRIGIDDQDPEVALDLLARGVVAAGADALVVHARKAWLNGLSPKENRDVPPLDYNRVYRLKAALPDVPVIINGGIGSLAEAARHLGHVDGVMLGRAAYQEPWRLLDVDPELFGEAAPYATMKDVFEAMFPYIEDQLAQGARLHSMTRHFVGAFHGVPGARAFRRHLAEKGVRPGAGVDVLRDAIALVEDRAAALVAA; from the coding sequence ATGTTAGCGCATCAATTTTCCGTCGCACCCATGATGGACTGGACCGACCGGCATTGCCGCGTGTTCCACCGTCTGATGAGCCGGCGCGCGCGGCTTTATACGGAGATGCTGACAACCGGCGCCATCATTCATGGCGACCGCAGGCGGCTGCTTGGCTTCGATCCAAGCGAGCATCCGGTGGCGCTGCAGCTCGGCGGTTCGGAGTCGGCCGATCTCGCGACCGCTGCAAGGATCGGCGAGGATTTCGGCTACGACGAAATCAATCTCAATGTCGGCTGCCCGTCCGACCGGGTGAAGGACGGCCGCTTCGGCGCGTGCCTGATGGCGGAGCCGGCGCTGGTTGCCGACGGTGTTGCGGCCATGAAGCGCGCGGTCAAGATTCCCGTCACGGTCAAGTGCCGGATCGGCATCGACGACCAGGATCCGGAAGTGGCGCTCGACCTGCTGGCGCGCGGCGTGGTCGCGGCCGGCGCGGACGCGCTGGTCGTGCATGCCCGCAAGGCTTGGCTCAACGGACTGTCGCCTAAGGAAAACCGCGACGTCCCGCCGCTCGATTACAACAGGGTCTATCGGCTCAAGGCCGCGCTGCCGGATGTGCCCGTTATCATCAATGGCGGGATCGGCAGCCTTGCGGAGGCTGCGCGGCATCTCGGCCATGTCGACGGCGTGATGCTGGGGCGGGCGGCCTATCAGGAGCCGTGGCGCTTGCTCGACGTCGATCCGGAATTGTTCGGCGAGGCGGCACCATACGCCACCATGAAGGATGTCTTCGAAGCGATGTTTCCCTACATCGAAGACCAGTTGGCACAGGGCGCGCGGCTGCATTCGATGACGCGGCACTTCGTCGGCGCGTTTCACGGCGTACCGGGCGCGCGCGCCTTCCGCCGCCATCTGGCGGAGAAGGGCGTCCGGCCGGGCGCCGGCGTCGACGTATTGCGCGATGCGATCGCGCTGGTCGAGGATCGTGCGGCGGCGTTGGTCGCGGCGTGA
- a CDS encoding MmgE/PrpD family protein, translating into MRQDEAQGAGTIFANFVAGTVWADVVAQNHEAKRSILNFFATALGSANDPAVTAALRTLLPFSGTATSAVIGRPERLDALAASFVNAISANLLDFDDTHLDTIIHPAAPVAAPVLALAQARGFSGQAILTAFILGVEVECRVGNAVSPGHYARGWHITSTCGVFGAAAACAKLLGLSADQISNAIGIAASQSAGIVENLPSAAKNVSVGNAARNGLFAALLAAEGYSASPRAIEGPLGWARAMGDEPDIARLTGGLGKAWEIAKNSYKPYPAGIVFHAVIDACFSLRAKLNRRIDDIASITVQGSALLLARGDRPVRNERDARVSIHHCAACALLLGAAGVTEFADATVFRPDIVSLRQKVRAALDASLPDGAARVAIHLTSGETFSEIVMEAKGSLADPLSDRDIEAKLRDCARLGGTDWDTDRIIDDVWRLDTLADVSGLMRAHG; encoded by the coding sequence GTGCGGCAAGATGAAGCGCAAGGCGCCGGCACAATTTTCGCCAATTTCGTTGCCGGTACGGTGTGGGCGGATGTCGTCGCGCAAAATCACGAAGCGAAACGCTCGATCCTGAACTTTTTCGCGACCGCGCTTGGGTCGGCGAATGACCCTGCTGTCACCGCCGCGTTGCGCACGTTGTTGCCGTTCAGCGGCACCGCGACATCCGCGGTCATCGGTCGTCCAGAACGGCTCGATGCGCTGGCTGCGTCGTTCGTCAACGCGATTTCGGCTAATCTGCTCGATTTTGACGATACCCATCTGGACACCATCATTCATCCGGCGGCGCCCGTCGCAGCGCCGGTCCTGGCATTGGCGCAAGCGCGAGGGTTTTCGGGGCAGGCTATTCTCACGGCGTTCATTCTCGGCGTGGAGGTCGAATGCCGCGTCGGCAACGCGGTGTCTCCGGGACATTACGCGCGTGGCTGGCACATCACCTCGACTTGCGGGGTGTTCGGTGCGGCCGCAGCCTGCGCGAAACTGCTCGGGCTTTCGGCGGACCAGATTTCAAATGCGATTGGAATTGCCGCCAGCCAGTCGGCCGGGATCGTCGAAAACCTGCCCAGCGCCGCCAAGAATGTCAGCGTCGGCAACGCGGCGCGCAATGGCCTGTTCGCGGCATTGCTCGCGGCAGAAGGCTATTCGGCATCACCACGGGCCATTGAGGGACCGCTCGGCTGGGCCCGCGCCATGGGCGACGAACCCGATATTGCGCGCTTGACGGGCGGTCTCGGCAAGGCCTGGGAGATCGCGAAGAATTCCTACAAGCCCTATCCGGCGGGCATCGTGTTTCATGCGGTGATCGACGCCTGCTTCAGTTTGCGGGCGAAGCTGAACCGGCGCATCGATGATATCGCGTCCATCACGGTGCAGGGCTCCGCGCTCCTGCTGGCGCGTGGCGACCGGCCGGTTCGCAACGAACGCGATGCACGGGTCAGCATTCATCATTGCGCCGCCTGTGCGCTGCTGTTGGGTGCGGCCGGCGTCACTGAGTTCGCAGACGCGACCGTATTTCGGCCGGACATCGTGTCCCTGCGCCAGAAGGTGAGGGCGGCGCTTGACGCTTCGCTTCCGGATGGTGCCGCGCGCGTCGCTATCCATCTGACGTCGGGAGAGACGTTCAGCGAGATCGTGATGGAAGCGAAGGGCAGTCTTGCCGACCCGCTGTCGGATCGTGATATCGAAGCGAAATTGCGCGATTGCGCGCGGCTGGGTGGAACCGATTGGGATACAGATCGCATCATCGACGATGTTTGGCGTCTCGACACGCTTGCGGACGTCTCGGGCCTGATGAGGGCGCACGGCTGA